The proteins below are encoded in one region of Rhododendron vialii isolate Sample 1 chromosome 7a, ASM3025357v1:
- the LOC131332765 gene encoding uncharacterized protein LOC131332765, with amino-acid sequence MPKIRKYMSGFEKRKRKRRVDELIQSQAGALDRFISSNKQEESSNLNEEQEILVNEEQEIVGNEGQENLGNEGQENLGNQEHKESNERVDESGHEGVDNDSQHEDMSFERGVRNIDDPSNWDKIDQKFIDFIQDENKTMLATSGLNDWHNLAQRLKSHEASNEHIFGMSKWIESEIRLRLNETIDKSVEDQIKKEKVHWKGVLERVIEAVKTLAKNNLAFRGDNEKIYQKNNGIFLSIIEMMAKHDPTMREHLRRILNCEIHYHYLGHNIQNELIQMLANEVKSAMIRRIKDAKYFAVILDCTPDISHMEQMSLVIRCVDVSTTTIQVEEFFLQFLKVEDTTGSGLFGELEEGLVALQLDIGDCRGQGWKIFTDNVEGFTVKPLSQTRWESRVESVKAIRYQAPEIRNALIELANSPDEAGAKTKEIASMMGTEPVFYEKRVIRRKKQFDENVGEEVSLLAAESFRVNYFLFVLDHGLSSLESRFEQFQRYEETWGFLFDVKKLNSMTGQCLMAHCVKLEDVLKHEGTSDIDGKDLFSELQVLKDCLPRETTKPVEVLNFLKQMEGCFPNAWIAYRILLTIPVTVASGERSFSRLKLIKSYLRSTMSQERLNGLAILSIESEMAEEIDFEGIISTFAAKTAR; translated from the exons ATGCCTAAAATTAGAAAGTATATGTCTGGAttcgaaaaaagaaaacgaaagcGAAGAGTAGATGAATTGATTCAATCTCAAGCGGGGGCTCTCGATAGGTTTATAAGTAGTAATAAACAAGAAGAGAGTTCAAATTtgaatgaagaacaagaaatattggtgaatgaagaacaagaaattgTGGGGAATGAAGGACAAGAAAACTTGGGGAATGAAGGACAAGAAAATTTGGGGAATCAAGAACACAAGGAATCCAATGAGCGCGTAGACGAGAGTGGTCACGAAGGTGTGGATAATGATAGTCAACATGAAGACATGAGTTTTGAACGTGGGGTGAGAAATATTGATGATCCAAGTAATTGGgacaaaattgatcaaaaattcaTTGACTTCATA CAAGATGAAAACAAGACTATGTTGGCTACTAGTGGGTTAAATGATTGGCATAATCTTGCCCAAAGGCTCAAGAGTCATGAAGCTAGTAATGAGCATATTTTTGGCATGAGCAAATGGATCGAATCAGAAATAAGATTGCGATTGAACGAAACAATTGACAAAAGTGTGGAAGATCAAATCAAGAAAGAGAAAGTACATTGGAAAGGGGTACTAGAAAGGGTAATTGAGGCTGTGAAAACACTTGCTAAAAATAACTTGGCATTTCGCGGGGACAACGAGAAGATTTATCAAAAGAATAATGGGATTTTTCTGAGCATAATTGAAATGATGGCCAAACATGACCCAACAATGCGAGAGCACCTTCGACGGATACTGAATTGTGAGATTCATTACCATTATCTTGGTCACAATATTCAGAATGAATTGATACAAATGCTAGCTAATGAGGTCAAAAGTGCAATGATTAGAAGGATCAAAGATGCAAAATATTTTGCCGTGATACTTGATTGTACTCCAGATATAAGTCACATGGAACAAATGTCTCTTGTAATACGTTGTGTGGATGTTTCAACGACTACAATTCAAGTGGAAGAGTTCTTTTTACAATTTCTTAAGGTGGAAGATACAACGGGATCCGGACTTTTTGGGGAACTTGAAGAAGGCTTGGTCGCTCTTCAACTTGACATTGGTGATTGCAGAGGACAAG GGTGGAAAATTTTTACTGATAATGTTGAAGGTTTCACTGTTAAGCCATTATCACAAACGCGTTGGGAAAGTCGCGTTGAAAGTGTTAAAGCCATAAGATACCAAGCTCCGGAAATACGAAATGCTTTAATTGAATTGGCAAATTCCCCTGACGAAGCAGGTGCAAAAA CTAAGGAAATTGCATCAATGATGGGAACCGAGCCTGTTTTTTATGAGAAGCGTGTCATTCGTAGAAAGAAACAATTCGATGAGAATGTGGGTGAAGAGGTGAGCTTATTAGCTGCAGAATCATTTAGagtcaattattttttgtttgttctcgATCATGGTCTTTCTTCTCTTGAAAGCAGATTCGAGCAATTTCAAAGATATGAGGAAACTTGGGGTTTTTTGTTTGATGTGAAGAAGTTAAATTCTATGACTGGTCAATGTTTGATGGCACATTGTGTGAAGCTAGAAGATGTTCTGAAGCATGAAGGGACTTCCGATATCGATGGAAAAGATTTGTTTTCAGAATTACAAGTCTTGAAAGACTGTTTACCGCGAGAGACAACAAAACCAGTTGAAGTGCTCAATTTTTTGAAACAGATGGAGGGCTGTTTTCCAAATGCATGGATTGCTTACAGAATCCTATTGACTATACCCGTTACCGTTGCGTCCGGAGAGAGAAGCTTTTCAAGGTTGAAGTTGATCAAGTCTTATCTTCGCTCAACTATGTCACAAGAAAGGTTAAATGGACTGGCCATCCTATCCATCGAGAGTGAAATGGCAGAGGAGATTGATTTTGAGGGCATAATTAGTACTTTTGCTGCTAAAACCGCAAGATGA
- the LOC131333657 gene encoding uncharacterized protein LOC131333657 — MGDYRSKPYGDDKLQIESYHGYKPSSNPNHFRSQTFSYGSSYAYGPPEQKESSYGNKLSSNPNHFRSQSVAYDFSYAYGPTEQKESSYGYKPHNHSRSQSVSYDSSYAYGPPQPNQIVPVKDLKLKKAKSTSASGSKSWGLGDPEFQRKKRVASYKVYSVEGKVKGSLRKSFRWIKNRYTQVVNGLW, encoded by the coding sequence ATGGGAGATTACAGATCAAAGCCATATGGTGATGACAAGCTGCAGATAGAGAGCTACCATGGGTACAAACCCAGTTCAAACCCCAATCATTTCAGGTCTCAAACCTTTTCATATGGTTCTTCCTATGCTTATGGACCACCAGAACAAAAGGAGAGCTCCTATGGAAACAAACTCAGTTCAAACCCTAATCATTTCAGGTCTCAAAGTGTTGCATATGATTTTTCTTATGCTTATGGACCAACAGAACAAAAGGAGAGTTCCTATGGGTACAAACCCCACAATCATTCCAGGTCTCAGAGTGTTTCATATGACTCTTCTTATGCTTATGGACCCCCACAACCGAACCAGATTGTACCCGTGAAGGATTTGAAGCTGAAGAAGGCGAAAAGCACGAGTGCGTCCGGTTCGAAATCTTGGGGTTTGGGTGACCCTGAGTTCCAGAGGAAGAAGAGGGTTGCTAGCTATAAGGTGTACTCTGTTGAAGGGAAGGTCAAAGGGTCCCTGAGGAAGAGCTTCAGGTGGATTAAGAATAGGTATACCCAGGTGGTCAATGGGTTGTGGTGA